In Citrus sinensis cultivar Valencia sweet orange chromosome 3, DVS_A1.0, whole genome shotgun sequence, the sequence TATGATTCTAGTCACATGTTTCCGTCTATTTGTATAATACCCAGATGGTAGATGAACCTCACCTAAAAGCATGTTTACCATCATTTTCCGAAGCCAATTTTCCcacaaaactaaaaattggAAACATGCTTGGTAAGATATCTTGTGAAATAAATATGGAAAACGAATTTTGCCTTTTGCACTTTTTGTCAAAAGAACAGCATTTGGAAAACATAATCATCGGCAACCAAAAAATCACTTGAATGGAATTGTTTGATATTGAGGTGGTACtatgaatttttaatcaaTCACAAGTTGCCGAGTGAATAGTTGTACTTACCAATCACTTCTTAACTACGCTGTGCTTTCAAAGATAAAGCACAAACATGCCCAAGTATTACTCTTAACTAATGActacaataataacaaaaactaAAAGTGGACGAATTGTGTCTTCATAAACTATCGAGCCCATAATTTGGAGTGCaagccaaaacaaaatcaaaagaaggatcctttcaaaatttcaactaACCAGAAAGCTAAAACCGCACTTGGTGGAGAGAAAGGTCCGAACCGACGTCCTTCTAATTCGTAAGTTGTGACAAAAAGTTTCTCGATGTCATCTTAATTCTGTGCTGAGCTTTGCTCATCTGTACGATTTTGACTTTTGACCTTTCAACTGTCgttttattcaaaaatcaaaaagaaagaaaaaaaaaaaaattctgagtTGCTTTTTgtctaaatatattttaatactttgaACTAGACTATCTTGACGAAGTCCCGACTCCGCAACAATTTCAAAGGtcttttttagaaaaaatttcagatttgcaCCAAAGTTTGctggaaatttgaaaattatcatttttcactATAACCGAAGTTcgaaaattttctcttttttgcaATATATATGCGACgtcataatattaaatatacaaattaatcTTGTAAcgtcataaaataattaatatttcccTTTTAATTTTCGGACGACCACTGATAAtttgtgattttctttttggcattttcaagttttttttgaACGTTGGatgtaaaattcattttttttaaattttttaaagcataataattttatttattttatatttttataattcatcataGATATTAGTTgatatttaagtatttaagcCTAAAATccatactaaaaaaaaataattaaacaacaaatttttttaaaaaaacttataattattaaataagaaatattaaatagaCGCGAAGTCAGATCTAAATAACTTTCACATTATAACATTTcataacaattttaaaaattaaattaattaaatatattttaattctgcaattttttttaattgcattaTGTAGTTACGTATAAACTTAGGTTGAGTATTGTACGTCGTTTCAATAGCAATATTATGTAAAACTCGTTTCGATTTCGTTAAGAATTTGCAGGCAAACTGATAAATACTCTACAACCCAGCAGAAACAAATTATTCCTAATTTAGCAAtttggaataaaataatatatacatatacatatacatatgtgtgtgtgtgtgtgtgtgtgtgtaaagtGTACCATTCATTAACAGTCACATGCtatgtaaaatcaaatatgaaaattgaaataaattatcctAGTTCACATGCATCTTACTATATTTCacttcaaataataaataaataaaggattTGACTCATCACATCTAAATTGTGAAGAGATttgatttacaattttacaTTGAGGCACTTGGAATACTTCGAAGAACTATTGCTCAGGAACAATCAAGGAGTAAGTAatcattgttctttttttttttttttaatcctaaaTATTATGATGAAGTTACAATTGGGATGTTTTTGAGTCTTCTAAAGCCCAATGCCTTCAcccatgtttgtttttttcacgAAGAGAAGCACCtgcaaaattaacaaaattttaacttgaTAAGAAACCAAATTGAAACAGGCAACGGTGTACATCATTATATGGAAAACTATTCATTTACACATAAGACAACAAAAGATTTTGTCAAACAGATTTTGCTAACATACCTGCATCAGTCTCTGTTGGTACTTCATCTGCCATCAAATTCAATGTCGTCATCGATACCACCTCCATCTGAGTCAATTGGATCGAATGATTCATGGAGTGCATTCATCGGCAGCTGTCTCTCTAACTGgggacatttttttattaccaaTCTTTGAAGCTGGCCAAGGAATTCAATGCTTTTGGGTGACAACTTCAACATTGGACAACCCTCTATAGACAGCTCTAGCAGGGAAGAATGTTGGCCCATAATGTCAGGGATATGGACTAATCTTGGACACTCTACGATATCTAACTTCTGTAGGGAACAGAACTTTTCCAGGCTCATAGGCAGAGACTCCAGTTTGTCACAATGCAGAATACTGAGATGCCTAAGAGAAGAGAAACTCTGCATGAACACAAAAAGAGACTCCAGATTGTCACACTCATTTACCGTCAGTTTCATGAGAGAGTTCAAGTTTCCGGTCTTATCAGATAAGCAGTTAAGCTCTGGAAAGTTGTCGACAACAAGGGAGGAAAGTGATGGAAAACGAGATAATGAGCACACTAGCTTCTCATTGCTGTTGCATAGAGCTAAGTTCTTAAGATTTCGAATAAATGGTAAAGTGTTCAACATACTGCATCCTTCAACTACCAGTTTCTCCAGGCAGGGGAATGGTTCTTGCATTCCATCAAATTCGTCTGTTCCCTCCGTCATTTGGCCTTTCCATTCCATCAAATTAGGCATATCAAAAAGCTGGAGCAGTTTCAATGATGGAAATCCTCTGATAGCATCATTTCCATAAAATTTGTAGCCTATAATTTGCACAGCAGACATCCCTTTCACATAAAGATCCTTAAGGTTTGGTAGTTGCCCCAGAGGTGGAAGCTCCTGACAAGTACAATCAACAAGAGAAACCTTCACTAGATTGGGGACACCTGAATTCAGCCATGAAGGAAAGACGGAACCTCTGTAGCCTTTTAGATCCAATACTTTGAGATTGTGGGGTGGCCTAAGAAATTCTATAAGAGCCTGTGCTTTGTCATCTCTCATTTGGGCATTCCGACTCCATGATAATCCTAATGAACGAATATGTACTTTATCATGTAGCTTTGCTTCTTCTGCATCAACAACATTTTTCAAGTTCTCAAGATTCTTAATCTCTAATCTTCCTCGAAGGTCAAGCAACTTTAGCTCTCCAAGGCCAGCACAGAAACGTTGCTTACCCAGAATGAAGGCTGGCAATTTCCGGAGTGGCCTTAGTTTCCCAATCCCTAATGGCATGTGAGTCAAAGAATAGCATGAACTGATATCCAGAGTTCTAAGGTTTGTCAACTGACAAATACCTTTGGGTAACTCTTCAAGGTTGTAACAGTTGGAAAGATCCAAAGTCTGCAGATGCTTCAGCTTACTGATGGATCCTGGTATCTTTCGTATATATGTATGAGATAGATCAAGATACCTCAAATGTTTCAATGTACCAATAGAGTCTGGCAACTTAATAATGCCACTTTGACCCAAGTCCAAAACCCGTAAACATTGAAACTCTTGACAAGGGAAAGATAAGTTTTCCATCTTAACAGTCAAGAAAAGCAATGTCCGCAGTTTTCTAGCTCttggaattgttgatgatgacaaatCACCAACCAAAGTGCAATGCCGGATATCTGTATGAATATTTTGTGAATCTCGAATTGACACAATTGAGTATTCAACCCCCGCAGCCAACTGAGCAAGAAAATGTATATAATCATGAACTTTGCACATTACTACTTCCCCAAAAATACCCCTCACTATGTTATCAAAGAATGAGTGCTGCAATAATTCCATGAAGTAGTCATCAGCAGTTTCTTCTAAGTCTTCACTTCCACTGTCCAATCGAATGAACCCCTCTGCAACCCACAAGCGGACTAACTTCTCCTTGTTTATCCAATAATCTTTTGGAAATATTGAACAATACGCAAAGCATTGTTTCAAATGCCAAGGTAGATTATCATAGCTCCGTTTTAAAACTGGCAAGACATGAGACTTAAATTCAAGCAACGTCCATAAATCACAATCCGCTACAGACAACCATTCTTCCTTGTCTTTGGAACGCAAAATGCTGCCAATAGTCTTAATTGCTATAGGCAACCCCTTGCACTTAGCAACAATTTTCTGACCAATTTCCTCCAACTCAGTGCTCTCATCTTCCACAGATCCAAATGCAAAATGCTTGAAAAGAACCCAAGAATCCTCACTGGACAAGCATGTCAAGTGTTGAGTTGGGACCGTGCCCATCATACTTGCCACACGACCAGAACGTGTAGTTACCAACACACAAGATCCTGAACCACCAACATTCAACCACGACAGCGCCTTCTCCATATTTTCACCATCTTCGTCCCACACATCATCCAACACAATCAAGAACCTCTTCCCCTCCAATATACCTCTAGCTTCCACCACATTCCCCTTCCCACGAATTATACCACACTCAACTTCTATTGCCTGACAAATTGCTCCCACATCAAGACTTTTCTCACCGACAGAAACCCAAACCCTGATTTGGAAATAAGATTTCACAGCCTCATCATTGTAAATTCTTCGAGCAAGAATAGTCTTTCCTATTCCACCCATCCCCACAATGGGAAAAATCTCaagttcatcttcttcattatcTAAAACCATCATATTCACAACATTTGACACCTCAAAATCTCTACCAATAACAACATATTGATCAGATCTTACAAAACCCACATCAGaaattgttttactttttagaaAAACATCAGgggaaaatttataaaacaaatttaagagCGAAACCAATCTTACATGAATGCTCTTAACCTCATGCTCGATTTTGGAACTATTCACAATTGATGATAACGAACATGTTGCTTTCTTATTCTCAGATTCCTCCCAGTTATCAATTACTCCATCGACATCATAAACGAGGTCTGTAAGAACAGAGAACCAGCGCCTGAGACTCGAATTCTCATGCTTATGGTCTGAATTTGCTTCATCGAGGAGGGCTCGTATTTCTGCTAACTTGACACGTATTTGTACGAAGCCTGTGCTCCTCGAAAGAATCCTGGCGTGTGAATCCAATCTGTTGCAGACAATATCGAGGAAAGGAGACGCTACAGTTTCCGCCATTGATAGGCAATACGTGAGAAATTGTCTTTGACGGGTGGACACGGAGAACAAGACAACATTTCGTCTTATacgaaatttatgaaaatgaccccaaattatcaataatttacaaattcgGCGGCTATAAAAGCATTTTTGACGataatacttttaaataaGACCGCGTCAATTGATTGATTCGatggaataaaatattttgaaaaatgaaacagCAGCTGCTCTGTCCAGTAAAAGGTTcggaattatttttgagaagttaaaaaataattttgaaaatttaatttaattttaatatttaattattttttaaaataatatttttggtaaAACATCGTATATTAcagtagattttgaaaatagaagaaagaataattttttaaaatttaattttaagaattaattttatatttaatataatttaatatatatcctcgtatatattataaaataaaaaagtattcttattaattaggaaataaaattattaattttaaagaaattattattattactaattacattgagataacaaaataaaaaataaaattaataatataaaatgtttattttagtatcaattattatatatgcacaataaaaaatattttctatatatgtttataaagatgtaaataaattttattcatgtcCAATTCAATCATTTATACCTCAACAACATTTTAATAGTAAGATTTATCAAACATATATgactattttcaaaattcacaaCACTTTTTAaggtaaattttactaaatgttTAGCTGATTCTTTTTacagttaattatttttatagcaTAGCTAGAAGTAGCCAACCGGCCGCGTTGTgcccaatttttttaaggtcCAGTACAGCCTAGGCACAAGCCCACTTGTGCCATACTTGGACCGTGCCCAAAAAAGgcccatcaatttttttttttactttaaagtTTAAACTCAGATGTCCAGCGTGCCTAAAATAATTCACATACCTGGCGTGCTTTATTCAAGCCCTCGTGTCTGACATGCTTTTGCAAGCCTATCaacctaataataataataataataataataatttttattaagaaagcAATTGACATTTTATTCTTAGTTTATCACAATTTCAcaactatatatttaatttcacaataaccaataataatacaacaatacataaatttaattccatggatcataataatgattaattaaaattaaaattacaatcttgCGACAACAATTACAAGAAGTCACAACTAAGAGATATCCATTATAACAAATCACAAGTCACAacttatcataaaaatatttagttcataaatttatttttttgtgtataaatatgaaaaaaattcattcacaaataaaacatacctccattaaatattaactaagttatgatttcataaataaaatattaatgtcgtaaaattttttatttatcatttataaaatcatgatatttataattttatttattaaaatcatgatatttatttattcatttaataaattgtaaacacaaaaaaattagaatatttatttaaactaggatttaaattaatttttaaagcctattataaaaaatatattaaaaaatttaatttctagatatttgtaaaatcataacattttatatttacttttcattaaaaaattttactttgatATACTTGGGCTAACGTACTATTGATAGCCCACAGACTGCGTGCTAGCCCAACAATGAAGCGTGCTTATTACGTACTTTTTCGCGTGCTGTACTTTAACCTATCTCTAATCGTGTCGTGTTTTTAAGGCTTACGTGTGTGTCGTGTCGTGCCGTGCCGCGTGCCCTACCAAAATGTGCCCGTGCCGTGCCTGTGCCATGTTACGTGTTGTCCGGtctattggccatctctaagcacaactaataaaaattattttaaaaattatagcattTCCAAATTTGCCTTAATTAACAAATGATATCTATCCCCATCAACTTTTTCGCTTGCCTATCGTGCAAAAATAGTGTCGATAGATACCTTAATATGACCATCTTACTTTTTGAGGATTCTtgccaaaaatattttttcagcCGCAGAATGTAAATTGACAATACAAATACTATTTTTGACTTTGAATTACAtgactcaaaaattttaattatat encodes:
- the LOC102611290 gene encoding putative disease resistance protein RGA3 yields the protein MAETVASPFLDIVCNRLDSHARILSRSTGFVQIRVKLAEIRALLDEANSDHKHENSSLRRWFSVLTDLVYDVDGVIDNWEESENKKATCSLSSIVNSSKIEHEVKSIHVRLVSLLNLFYKFSPDVFLKSKTISDVGFVRSDQYVVIGRDFEVSNVVNMMVLDNEEDELEIFPIVGMGGIGKTILARRIYNDEAVKSYFQIRVWVSVGEKSLDVGAICQAIEVECGIIRGKGNVVEARGILEGKRFLIVLDDVWDEDGENMEKALSWLNVGGSGSCVLVTTRSGRVASMMGTVPTQHLTCLSSEDSWVLFKHFAFGSVEDESTELEEIGQKIVAKCKGLPIAIKTIGSILRSKDKEEWLSVADCDLWTLLEFKSHVLPVLKRSYDNLPWHLKQCFAYCSIFPKDYWINKEKLVRLWVAEGFIRLDSGSEDLEETADDYFMELLQHSFFDNIVRGIFGEVVMCKVHDYIHFLAQLAAGVEYSIVSIRDSQNIHTDIRHCTLVGDLSSSTIPRARKLRTLLFLTVKMENLSFPCQEFQCLRVLDLGQSGIIKLPDSIGTLKHLRYLDLSHTYIRKIPGSISKLKHLQTLDLSNCYNLEELPKGICQLTNLRTLDISSCYSLTHMPLGIGKLRPLRKLPAFILGKQRFCAGLGELKLLDLRGRLEIKNLENLKNVVDAEEAKLHDKVHIRSLGLSWSRNAQMRDDKAQALIEFLRPPHNLKVLDLKGYRGSVFPSWLNSGVPNLVKVSLVDCTCQELPPLGQLPNLKDLYVKGMSAVQIIGYKFYGNDAIRGFPSLKLLQLFDMPNLMEWKGQMTEGTDEFDGMQEPFPCLEKLVVEGCSMLNTLPFIRNLKNLALCNSNEKLVCSLSRFPSLSSLVVDNFPELNCLSDKTGNLNSLMKLTVNECDNLESLFVFMQSFSSLRHLSILHCDKLESLPMSLEKFCSLQKLDIVECPRLVHIPDIMGQHSSLLELSIEGCPMLKLSPKSIEFLGQLQRLVIKKCPQLERQLPMNALHESFDPIDSDGGGIDDDIEFDGR